The following is a genomic window from Campylobacter lari subsp. lari.
TAATGCGTATAGTCAAAGCCTGTACTTGCATTATCCACTCCACCAAAACCCTTGACTATCTCATCAAATTCACCTGCTTTTAAATTTTTTGTACTTTTAAAATTTAAATGTTCAAGCATATGAGCTATGCCACTTTTTCCCATTTTTTCATTTCTTGAGCCAACTTTATAAAAAATATCTACACTTATAACTCCGCTTTTTTTATTTACAGGTAAAGTGTAAATTTCAAGTTTATTTTCAAGGGTAATTTTTTTATAATTAATCATTTAAAATTAACTCCTATAGCTTGACTAATATGATTAAAACCATCTTGTTTTAAAAGCTCAATTAAACCTTGATTGATATTTTTAACAATGCTTGGTCCTTTAAAAATCATAGCTGTATAAATTTGGACTAAGCTAGCACCATTTTTGATACGCTCATAAGCAAGTTCGGCACTATCTATGCCTCCACTTGCTATTAAAATAGTATCTTGATAAATTTCTTTAGCTACTTCCTTAAAAAATGCCGCACTTTTTTGAGTGATTAATCTACCACTAATTCCACCAAAGGTTCTTGTATTATCAATCAAAGAATAATCTATACTAGTATTTGCCATGATAATACCATCAGCTTTTGCACTAATAGCACTTTTGCAAAGTGAAATTGCACTGTCTATACTCATATCTGGCGCTATTTTTAAAATCACAGGTTTATTTGTGATTTCTTTTGCTTGGTTAAATAAAGTACTTACAAATTCCTCGCTTTGCAAATCTCTTAAATTTTTAGTATTTGGAGAAGATATATTAATCACAAATAAATCACACAAATCTTTAAATTCTTTTAATAAAATAATATAATCATTAATAGCTTCTTCATTTGGGGTGATTTTGTTTTTACCTATATTTGCCACTAAAGGTATGCTAAAAGGATAGACTTTTTTTACTTCTTTAGCAATGGCGTCTTTGCCTTTATTGTTAAAACCCATAGCATTTTGAATACTTTCTTGTTCAACAAGTCTAAAAAGTCTAGGTTTTTCATTACCATTTTGAGGTTTTGGAGTAAAAGTTCCATACTCTAAAAAGCCAAAGCCTAAAGCACTTAGCGGTCTTATCATCGTGGCATTTTTATCAAATCCACCTGCTAAACCTACAGGATTATAAAAATTCAGATTAAAAATTTCTTGATTTAAAATTTCATCATTTATTACACAATCTTTTGCAAAAAAACTAAGCCCTCCAGGAAATATATAATCTAGTGTTCGCATACTAAATTCAGCCAAAGTATGAGCATTTTCTGGATCTAATTTATATATTAAAGGTTTTAAGCTTTCATAAGTCATATTTTTCCTTTATTTGCAAAATAGCATATTGTACTAAAAAAATGATAATTTTTAGTTTTCATTTTCTTTAACTTTATCAGTTTTTTGTACTTTTTGTTTTAATTTTTGATAAATTTCACAATGTTTCATTAAATAAGCATCATTTCCTATAGAAGCTATTTTTCC
Proteins encoded in this region:
- a CDS encoding quinone-dependent dihydroorotate dehydrogenase is translated as MTYESLKPLIYKLDPENAHTLAEFSMRTLDYIFPGGLSFFAKDCVINDEILNQEIFNLNFYNPVGLAGGFDKNATMIRPLSALGFGFLEYGTFTPKPQNGNEKPRLFRLVEQESIQNAMGFNNKGKDAIAKEVKKVYPFSIPLVANIGKNKITPNEEAINDYIILLKEFKDLCDLFVINISSPNTKNLRDLQSEEFVSTLFNQAKEITNKPVILKIAPDMSIDSAISLCKSAISAKADGIIMANTSIDYSLIDNTRTFGGISGRLITQKSAAFFKEVAKEIYQDTILIASGGIDSAELAYERIKNGASLVQIYTAMIFKGPSIVKNINQGLIELLKQDGFNHISQAIGVNFK